One stretch of Sardina pilchardus chromosome 17, fSarPil1.1, whole genome shotgun sequence DNA includes these proteins:
- the myf6 gene encoding myogenic factor 6: MMDLFETNTYFFNELRYLDGDHGSLQHLDMTVVSPLYPGNDSPLSQAQDQVPSENGEDSSEEEHVLVPPRLQGHCEGQCLIWACKICKRKAAPTDRRKAATLRERRRLKKINEAFDALKKKTVANPNQRLPKVEILRSAINYIEKLQDLLHTLDEQEKTSGNEPYSYNIKDHMASNEHHWKKTCQNWQNGDSDHSNAPMTSHREGNAVDSSGSSSLRRLSSIVDSISNEETKNNFTEDVLEK, from the exons ATGATGGACCTTTTCGAGACCAACACTTATTTTTTCAACGAGTTGCGCTACCTCGACGGAGACCATGGATCGCTGCAACACTTGGACATGACCGTAGTGTCGCCTCTGTACCCAGGGAATGATAGCCCATTGTCACAGGCACAAGACCAAGTGCCGTCGGAAAACGGAGAAGACAGCAGTGAAGAGGAGCACGTTTTAGTGCCTCCGCGGCTTCAGGGGCATTGTGAGGGTCAGTGCCTCATTTGGGCTTGCAAAATTTGTAAAAGAAAGGCTGCCCCGACAGACAGGCGCAAAGCGGCCACGCTGCGTGAAAGAAGGCGGCTTAAGAAAATCAACGAAGCATTTGACGCtttgaaaaaaaagactgtGGCCAATCCTAACCAACGCTTGCCGAAAGTTGAGATTTTACGCAGTGCCATAAACTACATTGAAAAATTGCAGGACCTCTTGCACACATTGGATGAGCAGGAGAAAACGTCGGGGAACGAACCGTACAGTTATAACATCAAAGACCAT ATGGCCAGCAATGAACACCATTGGAAAAAGACCTGTCAAAATTGGCAGAACGGCGACAGTGACCATTCTAATGCACCAATGACGAGTCACAGAGAAG GCAATGCTGTTGATTCCTCTGGATCAAGTAGTCTTCGGCGCCTTTCTTCAATTGTTGACAGTATTTCAAACGAAGAGACGAAAAACAATTTCACTGAAGATGTCTTGGAAAAATga